From Candidatus Methylomirabilota bacterium, a single genomic window includes:
- a CDS encoding SDR family oxidoreductase — protein sequence MKLAGRTALVTGASRNIGRAIALAFAAEGADLVLNTRANREELETVADECRKHGVRVVSVLGDIGDPEAVENMVKGGLAVLGAIDVLVCNAAIRPHRSVTETTLEEWHRVFAVNLHSAFYLARAVVPGMKARGRGSLIALGGQSSITGRSGTAAVTAAKTGLLGLVRALAAELGPSGIRVNMVVPGTIDTERRYAEWYPEFRQAPPGGPEQLKRIPLGRLGRPEEIAEACLFLASDASAYITGDTIRVMGGSVIG from the coding sequence ATGAAGCTCGCGGGCCGCACCGCGCTCGTCACCGGGGCCAGCCGCAACATCGGCCGCGCCATCGCGCTGGCCTTCGCGGCGGAGGGCGCCGACCTCGTGCTCAACACGCGCGCCAATCGCGAGGAGCTCGAGACGGTGGCCGACGAGTGCCGCAAGCACGGCGTGCGCGTGGTGTCGGTGCTGGGCGACATCGGCGACCCGGAGGCGGTGGAGAACATGGTCAAGGGCGGCCTCGCGGTGCTGGGGGCCATCGACGTCCTGGTGTGCAACGCGGCCATCCGGCCGCACAGGTCGGTGACCGAGACGACGCTGGAAGAGTGGCACCGCGTGTTCGCGGTGAACCTGCACTCCGCCTTCTACCTGGCCCGCGCGGTGGTGCCCGGCATGAAGGCGCGCGGGCGCGGCAGCCTCATCGCCCTGGGCGGGCAATCGTCCATCACCGGGCGCTCGGGCACCGCCGCGGTCACCGCGGCCAAGACCGGCCTGCTCGGCCTGGTGCGCGCGCTGGCCGCGGAGCTGGGCCCGTCCGGCATTCGCGTCAACATGGTGGTGCCGGGCACCATCGACACCGAGCGCCGCTACGCCGAGTGGTACCCTGAGTTCCGCCAGGCGCCGCCCGGCGGGCCGGAGCAGCTCAAGCGCATCCCGCTCGGCCGCCTCGGTCGTCCGGAGGAGATCGCGGAGGCGTGTCTGTTCCTGGCCTCCGACGCCTCCGCCTACATCACGGGCGACACGATTCGGGTCATGGGCGGCAGCGTGATCGGATAA
- a CDS encoding ABC transporter substrate-binding protein, with amino-acid sequence MDRRTVLAVLVWMLAWPRVSRATQHRSWRIGWLSPASSASGGYELEALRGALRALGYLEGQSIVIDARWAEGNSQRLPDLARALVGARVDVICTSGTPATMAAKAATGRIPIIFGRAAFPDKTGLVSNLSRPGGNLTGVTFIGPEYGKRLEMLREVSPRTVRVALLYNDQNAASVLAMRETQEWGRSLQTSVEPLGVHDEASLQAALVAVRSSRAEALMTTADPLIASYRSRVVEFANEHRLIAMYGEREYVRAGGLMFYGTSTTDMWRHAATHVDRVLKGAKPGDLPVEQPTQFELMINLKAAKALGLTLPQSLLLRADQLIE; translated from the coding sequence ATGGATCGGCGCACCGTCCTCGCCGTGCTCGTGTGGATGCTCGCGTGGCCGCGCGTCTCCCGGGCGACGCAGCACCGATCCTGGCGCATCGGCTGGCTCTCGCCGGCCTCGTCGGCCTCCGGCGGCTACGAGCTGGAGGCACTCCGCGGCGCCCTCCGCGCGCTGGGCTACCTCGAAGGCCAATCGATCGTGATCGACGCGCGCTGGGCCGAGGGCAACAGCCAGCGGCTGCCCGATCTCGCCCGGGCTCTCGTCGGCGCGCGCGTGGACGTCATCTGCACTTCCGGCACGCCCGCGACGATGGCGGCGAAGGCCGCGACCGGCCGCATCCCGATCATCTTCGGGCGCGCCGCCTTTCCCGACAAGACCGGCCTGGTCTCGAACCTGAGCCGTCCCGGCGGCAATCTCACCGGCGTCACCTTCATCGGGCCCGAGTACGGCAAGCGCCTCGAGATGCTGCGGGAGGTGTCGCCCCGAACTGTGCGGGTCGCGCTCCTCTACAACGACCAGAACGCGGCCAGCGTGCTGGCGATGCGGGAGACGCAGGAGTGGGGCCGCTCCCTGCAAACCTCGGTCGAGCCGCTCGGGGTCCACGACGAGGCCAGCCTGCAGGCCGCGCTGGTGGCGGTCCGCTCGAGCCGGGCCGAGGCGCTCATGACCACCGCGGATCCGTTGATCGCCTCGTATCGATCCCGGGTCGTCGAGTTCGCGAACGAGCACCGGCTGATCGCGATGTACGGGGAGCGGGAGTACGTCCGGGCCGGCGGGCTCATGTTCTACGGCACGAGCACCACCGACATGTGGCGGCACGCGGCCACCCACGTCGACCGCGTGCTCAAGGGCGCGAAGCCGGGTGACCTGCCGGTCGAGCAGCCGACCCAGTTCGAGCTGATGATCAACCTGAAGGCGGCGAAAGCGCTGGGGCTGACCTTGCCCCAGTCGCTCCTGCTGCGGGCGGACCAGCTGATCGAGTGA
- a CDS encoding low molecular weight protein arginine phosphatase, with amino-acid sequence MSTVLLVCHANTCRSVMAHVLLEKMLAARGTNGAVRVRSGGIANHARDGMIPSLDARIVLREDDIHLSETAFASTDLRRHREIVAAADLIVTMTAQQKDTIGAYAEAQGRPIMTLHELAGEAGDVDDPFGQGEDRYRATRDEIKRCLERGVDRMLTLLPQRKETSR; translated from the coding sequence TTGAGCACTGTCCTGCTGGTCTGCCACGCCAACACCTGCCGCAGCGTCATGGCCCACGTGCTCCTGGAGAAGATGCTGGCCGCGCGCGGCACCAACGGCGCGGTGCGGGTGCGCTCGGGCGGCATCGCCAATCACGCCCGCGACGGGATGATCCCCTCCCTCGACGCGCGCATCGTGCTGCGCGAGGACGACATCCATCTGAGCGAGACTGCGTTCGCGTCGACCGATCTGCGCCGCCACCGCGAGATCGTGGCCGCCGCCGACCTGATCGTGACCATGACCGCCCAGCAGAAGGACACGATCGGCGCCTACGCCGAGGCGCAGGGCCGCCCGATCATGACGCTGCACGAGCTGGCCGGCGAGGCCGGCGACGTCGACGACCCGTTCGGCCAGGGCGAGGACCGCTACCGGGCCACCCGCGACGAGATCAAGCGGTGTCTCGAGCGCGGAGTCGATCGCATGCTGACGCTGCTGCCGCAGCGGAAGGAGACGAGCCGATGA
- a CDS encoding VOC family protein, whose translation MSAPTGIGLKRLQHLVLWVSDVDRSVRFYCDVLGFEVKTRYPNAAFLRIAGSSEDHHLGLFEQPGVGAVDEGAVRMYHSAWEVGELTDLVRARRKLIDARALVGSSDHGVSLSLYAKDPDGLEFEVFWTVPAGRPAGTRALDLEGELARRGIPMPQESDLRSA comes from the coding sequence ATGAGCGCCCCGACCGGCATCGGGCTCAAGCGGCTGCAGCACCTCGTGCTCTGGGTCTCCGACGTGGACCGCAGCGTGCGCTTCTACTGCGACGTCCTCGGCTTCGAGGTGAAGACGCGCTATCCGAACGCGGCGTTCCTGCGCATCGCGGGAAGCAGCGAAGACCACCACCTGGGCCTCTTCGAGCAGCCCGGCGTCGGCGCGGTCGATGAGGGGGCGGTGCGCATGTACCACTCGGCGTGGGAGGTGGGCGAGCTGACCGACCTGGTGCGCGCGCGCCGGAAGCTCATCGACGCGCGCGCGCTGGTGGGCTCCTCCGACCACGGCGTGAGCCTCTCGCTCTACGCCAAGGATCCGGACGGCCTCGAGTTCGAGGTGTTCTGGACGGTGCCGGCCGGCCGGCCGGCGGGCACGCGGGCGCTGGACCTGGAAGGCGAGCTGGCCCGCCGCGGGATCCCCATGCCCCAGGAGTCGGATCTGCGGTCGGCGTGA
- a CDS encoding SDR family oxidoreductase, whose amino-acid sequence MARLLEGRTALVTGAGRGIGRGIAISLAKEGAKVVVNDLGAGLDGEGIATGPAQQVVDAIVKAGGTASANYGSVADHTAANEMVEQVVKTYGRIDILVNVAGILRDRMIFNMSKEEWDAVLAVHLDGTYFCTRAASVHMREQKYGRIISMSSVSALGSPGQPNYGAAKAGIIGLMWSTANGMAKYNVTANSIMPSGATRMIDSTPRGRQVFEQTGKWPSEQAIGTDRDPDNVAPLVTFLASEQAGHINGQVFHSFGYGYTLMALPEPIRRIEADRKLEPAELAKLFPETLGKNLHEPPGTNFGKSLAERPKGEWQDLGRGVRYWQSPWEPRS is encoded by the coding sequence ATGGCCAGGCTGCTCGAGGGCAGGACCGCGCTCGTGACCGGCGCGGGCCGCGGCATCGGCCGCGGCATCGCGATCTCGCTCGCGAAGGAAGGCGCGAAGGTGGTGGTCAACGACCTGGGCGCGGGTCTGGACGGCGAGGGCATCGCCACCGGACCGGCCCAGCAGGTGGTGGACGCGATCGTGAAGGCGGGCGGCACCGCTTCCGCCAACTACGGCTCGGTGGCCGACCACACGGCGGCCAACGAGATGGTCGAGCAGGTCGTGAAGACCTACGGCCGGATCGACATCCTGGTCAACGTGGCCGGGATCCTGCGCGACCGCATGATCTTCAACATGAGCAAGGAGGAGTGGGACGCGGTGCTGGCCGTGCATCTCGACGGCACCTACTTCTGCACCCGCGCCGCCTCCGTGCACATGCGCGAGCAGAAGTACGGGCGCATCATCTCGATGTCCTCGGTCTCCGCGCTCGGCTCCCCCGGACAGCCCAACTACGGCGCGGCCAAGGCCGGCATCATCGGCCTCATGTGGTCGACCGCCAACGGCATGGCGAAATACAACGTCACCGCCAACTCGATCATGCCGAGCGGGGCGACGCGCATGATCGACTCCACCCCGCGCGGCCGGCAGGTGTTCGAGCAGACCGGGAAGTGGCCGAGCGAGCAGGCCATCGGCACCGACCGCGATCCGGACAACGTGGCCCCGCTGGTGACCTTCCTGGCCAGCGAGCAGGCCGGGCACATCAACGGGCAGGTCTTCCATTCGTTCGGTTACGGCTATACGTTGATGGCCCTGCCCGAGCCGATCCGCCGCATCGAGGCCGACCGCAAGCTCGAGCCCGCGGAGCTGGCCAAGCTCTTCCCGGAGACGCTCGGCAAGAACCTCCACGAGCCGCCCGGCACCAACTTCGGCAAGAGCCTCGCCGAGCGGCCGAAGGGCGAGTGGCAGGACCTGGGCCGAGGCGTGCGGTACTGGCAGTCGCCCTGGGAGCCGCGCTCCTAG
- a CDS encoding Lin0512 family protein — protein sequence MAAQPMVLEFGMGVDVHGNEGTKAACRAVSDAIRHSSLPLFTDVRAKGGRMLVHVTVGVPDPGTVDVERVKKELPHGEVTVRPVAGGLRVPDADTIIACAAITVSVEYPA from the coding sequence GTGGCCGCACAACCGATGGTGCTGGAGTTCGGGATGGGCGTGGACGTGCACGGCAACGAGGGCACCAAGGCGGCGTGCCGCGCGGTCTCCGACGCGATCCGGCACTCGAGCCTGCCGCTCTTCACCGACGTGCGCGCCAAGGGCGGACGCATGCTGGTGCACGTCACGGTGGGTGTGCCCGATCCGGGCACGGTGGACGTGGAGCGCGTGAAGAAGGAGCTGCCCCACGGCGAGGTGACGGTGCGGCCGGTGGCGGGCGGCCTGCGCGTGCCCGACGCCGACACGATCATCGCGTGCGCGGCCATCACGGTCAGCGTGGAGTATCCCGCATGA
- a CDS encoding amidohydrolase family protein — translation MSYDLLIKNGWVVDGSGLPRFRADVGVNDGRIAAIGRLRESAREVIDADGRVVAPGFVDGHTHMDAQIFWDPLGTSSCWHGITSVVMGNCGFTLAPCAKEDRHLVIRNLQRAEDIAAEAMEAGIQWRWTTFPEFLDVLDSLPKGINYSGYIGHSALRTYVMGERAFDGAASEDDLAKMERELRNALMAGAIGFTTSRSPSHETPDSRPVASRMASWDEVRRLVGVMGELNAGIFELAGEGVDRKVDHPDLPDYHRRLKALAVETGRPITFGLFTRKDAPDMWRHYVKLIEQTAAAGGRMFAQVHSRALSLVLSFKTQMPFDRLPVWKELRALPLGEQQARLRDPELRRKLVEASRERDTRKALGTEARQAACEWIYVLDSVDPPHRSVAEIARERGIDPVEAMIDLALEKDMDRFFFHPIANENQELALELIKHPQAVVTFSDSGAHVSQLMDSSLQTYLLSHWVRAKQALTLEQAVRMLSFVPASYWGFTDRGLIREGLAADVVVFDPDTIAAEIPEVVTDLPAGARRLIQRTRGIAATVVNGETLLRDGKHTGAHPGRLLRGPLARSAA, via the coding sequence ATGTCCTATGACCTCCTGATCAAGAACGGATGGGTGGTGGACGGGTCCGGGCTGCCGCGGTTTCGCGCGGACGTGGGAGTGAACGACGGCCGGATCGCCGCCATCGGTCGACTCCGTGAAAGCGCCCGGGAGGTCATCGACGCGGATGGGCGCGTGGTCGCGCCGGGCTTCGTGGACGGTCACACCCACATGGACGCCCAGATCTTCTGGGACCCGCTCGGGACGTCGTCGTGCTGGCACGGCATCACCAGCGTGGTGATGGGCAACTGCGGCTTCACCCTGGCCCCGTGCGCGAAGGAAGACCGCCACCTGGTCATCCGCAACCTGCAGCGCGCCGAGGACATCGCGGCCGAGGCCATGGAAGCCGGCATCCAGTGGCGGTGGACCACCTTCCCCGAGTTCCTCGACGTGCTCGACTCGTTGCCGAAGGGCATCAACTACTCGGGCTACATCGGCCACTCCGCGCTCCGCACCTACGTGATGGGCGAGCGCGCGTTCGACGGGGCCGCGAGCGAGGACGACCTCGCCAAGATGGAGCGTGAGCTGCGCAACGCGCTGATGGCCGGCGCGATCGGCTTCACGACGTCCCGATCACCCAGTCACGAGACCCCGGATTCCCGGCCGGTGGCGAGCCGCATGGCCTCGTGGGACGAGGTGCGGCGCCTGGTCGGGGTGATGGGCGAGCTGAACGCGGGCATCTTCGAGCTGGCCGGCGAGGGCGTGGACCGCAAGGTCGATCATCCCGACCTGCCCGACTACCACCGCCGCCTGAAGGCCCTGGCCGTGGAGACCGGCCGGCCGATCACCTTCGGCCTCTTCACCCGCAAGGACGCGCCCGACATGTGGCGCCACTACGTGAAGCTGATCGAGCAGACGGCCGCCGCGGGCGGGCGGATGTTCGCCCAGGTGCACAGCCGCGCGCTCTCGCTGGTGCTCTCGTTCAAGACCCAGATGCCGTTCGACCGCCTGCCGGTGTGGAAGGAGCTGCGCGCGCTGCCGCTCGGCGAGCAGCAGGCGCGTCTGCGCGATCCCGAGCTGCGCCGGAAGCTGGTCGAGGCCTCCCGCGAGCGGGACACCCGCAAGGCCCTCGGCACCGAGGCCCGGCAGGCCGCCTGCGAGTGGATCTACGTGCTGGACTCGGTGGACCCGCCGCACCGGTCGGTGGCCGAGATCGCGCGCGAGCGCGGGATCGACCCGGTCGAGGCGATGATCGACCTGGCGCTGGAAAAAGACATGGATCGCTTCTTCTTCCACCCGATCGCCAACGAGAACCAGGAGCTGGCGCTCGAGCTGATCAAGCACCCGCAGGCGGTCGTTACGTTCTCGGACTCGGGAGCGCACGTCTCGCAGCTCATGGACTCATCGCTGCAGACGTATCTGCTGAGCCACTGGGTGCGCGCCAAGCAGGCGCTGACCCTGGAGCAGGCGGTGCGCATGCTGTCGTTCGTGCCCGCGTCGTACTGGGGCTTCACCGACCGCGGCTTGATCCGCGAGGGCCTGGCTGCCGACGTCGTGGTGTTCGACCCGGACACCATCGCGGCCGAAATACCCGAGGTGGTGACCGACCTGCCCGCGGGGGCCAGGCGGCTCATCCAGCGCACGCGCGGCATCGCGGCCACCGTGGTCAACGGCGAGACCCTGCTGCGCGACGGCAAGCACACCGGCGCGCATCCCGGACGGCTCCTGCGCGGCCCGCTCGCGCGGTCGGCCGCGTAG
- a CDS encoding LLM class flavin-dependent oxidoreductase, with amino-acid sequence MDLGIFDHLDRRDVPVADFYEHRLRLLEKYDAAGFYSYHLAEHHATPLGLAPVPGIFLAAATQRTRRIRLGPCVYCLPLYDPLRLIEEVCMLDHLSRGRFDFGVGRGIVPYEMAYFNLHHLETEEIYREGLEVILQGLTGDVLEHRGPRYVYRKVPMILKPLQKPHPPLWYGLGHLAGAEWAATNRVNVITNLPAEGSAPLFERYREVWQRKHGDAAMPRLGMGRHVVVAPTEGDAMALGRANYAVWYANLTKLWRDFGSIPIRFARDFDEARSRGVAIAGTPAQVREEFERQMTASRCTYMTCRLMFGEMSEAEAEANIDLFTAEVMPHATRLRPSA; translated from the coding sequence ATGGACCTGGGCATCTTCGATCACCTCGATCGGCGGGACGTGCCGGTGGCCGATTTCTACGAGCATCGGCTGCGCCTGCTCGAGAAGTACGACGCGGCGGGCTTCTACTCGTACCACCTGGCCGAGCACCATGCCACGCCGCTCGGCCTCGCCCCGGTGCCCGGCATCTTCCTCGCCGCGGCGACCCAGCGGACGCGACGGATCCGCCTGGGGCCGTGCGTGTACTGCCTGCCGCTCTACGACCCGCTGCGGCTCATCGAGGAAGTGTGCATGCTCGATCATCTGTCGCGCGGACGCTTCGACTTCGGAGTGGGGCGCGGCATCGTGCCGTACGAGATGGCGTACTTCAACCTCCACCATCTCGAGACCGAGGAGATCTATCGCGAGGGGCTCGAGGTGATCCTCCAGGGGCTGACCGGCGACGTGCTCGAGCATCGCGGGCCCAGATACGTCTATCGAAAAGTCCCGATGATCCTGAAGCCCCTGCAGAAGCCGCATCCGCCGCTCTGGTACGGTCTCGGCCACCTGGCCGGCGCGGAGTGGGCCGCCACCAACCGCGTCAACGTCATCACCAACCTGCCTGCCGAGGGCTCGGCCCCGCTGTTCGAGCGCTACCGCGAGGTGTGGCAGCGCAAGCACGGCGACGCCGCGATGCCCCGTCTCGGCATGGGACGTCATGTGGTGGTGGCACCCACCGAGGGCGACGCGATGGCGCTCGGTCGCGCGAATTACGCGGTGTGGTACGCCAACCTCACCAAGCTCTGGCGCGATTTCGGCTCGATCCCGATCCGGTTCGCGCGGGACTTCGACGAGGCGCGGAGCCGCGGCGTGGCCATCGCGGGCACCCCCGCGCAGGTGCGCGAGGAATTCGAGCGACAGATGACCGCGAGCCGCTGCACCTACATGACCTGCCGGCTCATGTTCGGCGAGATGAGCGAGGCGGAGGCCGAGGCCAACATCGATCTCTTCACCGCCGAGGTGATGCCGCACGCCACCCGGCTCCGGCCGTCGGCATGA
- a CDS encoding VOC family protein encodes MRVNPYLLFNGRCQEAFTFYAECLGGKIEAMLPHAGTPAEGHVPPEWREKIMHARLSLGEDVIMGSDAPPGHFESPKGFSVTIQLTDPAEADRIFQRLSDGATVTMPIQQTFWATRFGMLVDRFGTPWMVNCQPAG; translated from the coding sequence ATGAGAGTGAATCCCTACCTGCTGTTCAACGGCCGATGCCAGGAGGCGTTCACGTTCTACGCGGAATGCCTGGGCGGCAAGATCGAAGCGATGCTGCCCCACGCGGGCACGCCGGCGGAAGGCCACGTGCCGCCCGAGTGGCGGGAGAAGATCATGCACGCCCGCCTCAGCCTCGGCGAAGACGTGATCATGGGCTCGGACGCGCCGCCCGGCCACTTCGAGTCGCCGAAGGGCTTCTCGGTGACGATCCAGCTCACCGATCCCGCCGAGGCCGACCGCATCTTTCAGCGGCTCTCCGACGGGGCGACGGTGACCATGCCCATCCAGCAAACGTTCTGGGCCACGCGGTTCGGCATGCTGGTCGATCGCTTCGGGACGCCGTGGATGGTGAACTGCCAGCCGGCCGGCTGA